One Verrucomicrobiaceae bacterium genomic window carries:
- a CDS encoding PQQ-binding-like beta-propeller repeat protein — protein MKPTLTVLLLLSAAAFAKTDWNRFRGPNGSGVVETTGLPSVVDDSTTLWMAPLGKGWSSPVLWEDKIFVTAETAPTKRAVLALSATDGKEIWRHEEEFIPHTIHKTYNTFASSSPFVDATGIYVNWSSGPDIQALALDHNGKVMWKNPKVTGYIHEHGTGVSALVEDGIMIIRSEFDVEKNGKDLTTAPEQREWKSCILGLDAKTGKQAWKLDLPNCLNTFSTPVIHTVGGKKEIICADTGSGVMGIDLQTGKMNWQHNPGYSQRSLGSGVLSNDFYFCTFGTGGGVKEIAALDLKSGKPQPVNFDIPKGLPYVPSPLVIGEHMYLLGDGGVLRCVEQKTGKVIYEERLEGTKGSAKFFSSPVAADGKIFCASQQGDLIVIKAGPKFEKIAVSALDGAVNSVPAIGDKRLFIRTAGSLYCIGAKGAPIP, from the coding sequence TCCTTCTCCTTCTTTCTGCCGCCGCCTTTGCCAAAACTGACTGGAACCGCTTCCGCGGCCCGAACGGAAGTGGCGTCGTGGAGACAACCGGCCTGCCCAGCGTCGTCGATGACAGCACCACCCTTTGGATGGCACCTCTCGGCAAAGGCTGGTCCTCACCCGTGCTCTGGGAGGATAAAATCTTCGTCACCGCCGAGACAGCGCCGACCAAGCGTGCCGTGCTCGCTCTCAGCGCCACCGATGGAAAGGAAATCTGGCGTCACGAAGAAGAATTCATCCCGCACACCATCCACAAGACCTACAACACCTTCGCCAGCAGCAGCCCCTTTGTCGATGCCACCGGCATCTACGTGAACTGGAGCAGCGGCCCAGACATCCAGGCCCTGGCACTCGATCACAATGGCAAAGTGATGTGGAAAAACCCCAAAGTCACCGGCTACATCCACGAGCACGGCACTGGCGTCTCCGCTCTGGTCGAGGACGGCATCATGATCATCCGCAGCGAATTCGATGTGGAAAAAAACGGCAAAGACCTCACCACCGCCCCAGAGCAGCGTGAGTGGAAAAGCTGCATCCTCGGCCTCGATGCCAAGACCGGCAAACAAGCCTGGAAGCTCGACCTCCCAAACTGCCTCAACACCTTCTCCACCCCCGTCATCCATACCGTCGGTGGCAAAAAAGAAATCATCTGTGCAGACACCGGCAGCGGCGTGATGGGCATCGACCTCCAGACCGGCAAAATGAACTGGCAGCACAATCCTGGCTACTCCCAGCGCAGCCTCGGTAGCGGCGTCCTCAGCAACGACTTCTATTTCTGCACCTTCGGCACAGGCGGCGGCGTGAAGGAGATCGCCGCGCTCGATCTGAAAAGCGGCAAGCCCCAGCCCGTGAATTTTGACATCCCCAAAGGCCTCCCCTACGTCCCCTCCCCTCTCGTCATCGGTGAGCACATGTATCTCCTCGGTGATGGCGGCGTCCTCCGCTGCGTGGAGCAAAAAACCGGCAAGGTCATCTATGAAGAGCGTCTCGAAGGTACCAAAGGCAGCGCCAAGTTCTTCAGCAGCCCCGTCGCCGCTGATGGCAAAATCTTCTGCGCCAGCCAGCAGGGCGACCTCATCGTCATCAAAGCCGGACCGAAATTCGAAAAGATCGCCGTCAGTGCCCTCGACGGTGCCGTGAACTCCGTCCCCGCCATCGGTGACAAGCGCCTCTTCATCCGCACCGCAGGCTCCCTCTACTGCATCGGAGCCAAAGGTGCCCCGATCCCGTAA
- a CDS encoding FAD-dependent oxidoreductase, which translates to MKTLFAVLMVAFATSARAEKVEADLCIYEATPGGIAMAVRAAREGLSVVLVNHDDHLGGILSNGLGVWDTLWEGKRAPIYDETRQAIFDHYRTTYGEKSPQYRDALPGKSGHTNGKFEPKVAEMVLTGLVKKEPRIRLITNRVISAVKRDGVLIRSASFMSLWANVEAIEVQARVFADCSYEGDLSAMAKVPYRIGREARSEFNEPHAGVIFMSPVKSAPTPEMARAAELHHRLKMRKFSGFQRIKQPESTGEADGNVQAFNYRTILSSEPANRLPVEKPANYDPEKLKLLEHGSIVSPIPNSKRGWNRPQLVGMQTEYVEADWNGRQKIMNAFWDTTMALLYFLQNDPSVDPVRQKSWREFGLAKDEFTDNGHRPHEFYVREARRITGRYIFTQHDAMLAEGLERAPMHADSIGVTEWYLDTHACTPRRIEAALEEGKMMLDVETFPGQVPYRAILPQSVDNLLVPVCLSSTHVAWGTIRLEPTWMNLCESAGHAAAMAVQQQIAPAQLDTDVLLRKLAASHVMLSFFNDVDVASDDPQVAAAQYFATKGFFADYDARLDDLLDPRTAEAWVTGLDYLVVKKLKPEMLAARLAKLDTSDLKPMSGAQFMATLRQTKSLKADAMAALRLAGDKPITRGEALAAMMRLLSR; encoded by the coding sequence ATGAAAACTTTGTTTGCCGTTCTGATGGTTGCTTTTGCCACGTCGGCTCGCGCCGAAAAGGTCGAGGCCGATCTCTGCATCTATGAAGCCACGCCCGGCGGCATCGCGATGGCCGTGCGGGCGGCGAGGGAAGGCTTGTCGGTCGTGCTGGTGAATCACGATGATCATCTTGGCGGCATTCTCTCGAACGGGCTCGGCGTTTGGGATACGTTGTGGGAGGGAAAACGGGCTCCGATCTATGATGAGACACGGCAGGCGATCTTTGATCACTACCGCACGACGTATGGCGAGAAGTCGCCGCAGTATCGCGATGCACTGCCGGGCAAGAGCGGGCACACAAACGGGAAGTTTGAGCCGAAAGTGGCGGAGATGGTTTTGACGGGCTTGGTGAAGAAGGAGCCGCGCATTCGCTTGATCACGAATCGGGTGATCAGCGCGGTGAAGCGTGACGGGGTGTTGATTCGATCTGCGAGCTTCATGAGTCTGTGGGCGAATGTGGAAGCCATCGAGGTCCAGGCCAGGGTCTTTGCGGATTGCAGCTACGAAGGCGATCTCTCGGCGATGGCGAAGGTGCCGTATCGCATCGGACGTGAGGCGCGGAGTGAGTTCAACGAGCCTCATGCGGGCGTGATTTTCATGTCGCCGGTCAAATCGGCACCCACGCCCGAGATGGCTCGGGCTGCGGAGCTGCATCACAGGTTGAAGATGCGGAAGTTCAGCGGCTTTCAGCGGATCAAGCAGCCGGAAAGCACGGGCGAGGCGGATGGGAATGTGCAGGCCTTCAACTACCGCACGATCTTGAGCTCTGAACCCGCGAACCGGCTGCCGGTCGAAAAACCGGCGAATTATGATCCCGAGAAGCTCAAACTGCTGGAGCATGGCTCCATCGTATCGCCGATCCCGAATTCGAAACGCGGCTGGAACCGTCCGCAGCTCGTCGGCATGCAAACCGAGTATGTCGAGGCCGATTGGAACGGGCGGCAGAAGATCATGAATGCGTTTTGGGACACGACGATGGCCCTGCTCTACTTTTTACAGAACGATCCGTCCGTCGATCCGGTACGGCAGAAGTCGTGGCGGGAGTTTGGTCTCGCAAAAGACGAGTTCACCGACAACGGACATCGTCCGCACGAGTTTTATGTGCGCGAGGCACGGCGCATCACGGGGCGATACATCTTCACCCAGCATGACGCGATGCTCGCGGAAGGCCTGGAGCGTGCGCCGATGCATGCGGACAGCATCGGCGTGACGGAGTGGTATCTCGACACGCACGCCTGCACGCCGCGACGCATCGAGGCAGCGCTGGAGGAAGGGAAGATGATGCTCGATGTCGAGACCTTCCCCGGCCAGGTGCCGTATCGCGCCATTCTGCCGCAGAGCGTGGACAATCTCCTCGTGCCGGTGTGCCTGAGCAGCACGCATGTCGCGTGGGGCACGATTCGGCTGGAGCCGACATGGATGAATCTCTGTGAGTCGGCTGGTCATGCCGCCGCGATGGCGGTTCAGCAGCAAATCGCGCCTGCGCAGCTCGATACTGATGTGCTGCTGCGAAAACTGGCCGCGAGTCATGTGATGTTGAGCTTTTTCAACGACGTGGATGTCGCTAGCGATGATCCGCAAGTGGCTGCGGCTCAGTATTTTGCCACGAAGGGCTTTTTTGCCGATTACGATGCACGGTTGGATGACCTACTGGACCCTAGGACGGCTGAAGCCTGGGTTACAGGCCTCGACTATCTGGTCGTGAAGAAACTGAAGCCCGAAATGCTCGCGGCTCGCTTGGCGAAGCTAGATACTAGCGATTTAAAGCCAATGTCGGGTGCTCAATTCATGGCTACACTGAGGCAGACGAAGAGCCTGAAAGCCGACGCCATGGCCGCGTTACGTTTGGCGGGTGACAAGCCCATCACGCGAGGTGAGGCCTTGGCGGCAATGATGCGGTTACTGAGTCGTTAA
- a CDS encoding exo-alpha-sialidase translates to MCRLVMASCLALMPLMLHAQAKPLAQDYRVVIHNPNPEFYVEGPGLVRLNDGTLVAVVPVVPREEWSKERRATQSVTHILRSSDGGQTWLKASDLPYYSAAPWTHGGALYLFVNKGGTKVRNDDLLLLKSTDGGKTWSEPVTLFTGHFWNCHTGMVQRDNKLYWATDDLALGSKRGPRIIAGDLSGEVMNPSAWRLSEPVPFPGVPEAMTNPQYENLSSQYLEPNVIDVRGRLRVLMTVKPKRQSTAGMCAVLDFEDKGGPLDLKFTQFHPMPGGQLKFCVIWDEQSKLFWATANLVVDGQGAFDWFRDGEKRGNVRYASGLGGNDRRFLMLQYSVDGLNWFQAGCVAQAGKISQSFMYARPVIDGDDLAIIARSSIHAPNQHDADHATFHRVKNFRSLALKLVPEAEE, encoded by the coding sequence ATGTGCCGTCTCGTTATGGCTTCATGCCTCGCTTTGATGCCGCTCATGCTCCATGCGCAGGCAAAGCCGCTCGCGCAGGATTACCGCGTGGTGATTCACAATCCGAACCCGGAGTTTTATGTCGAGGGGCCGGGACTGGTGCGATTGAATGATGGCACGCTCGTTGCCGTGGTGCCGGTGGTGCCGCGTGAGGAGTGGAGCAAGGAACGGCGGGCCACGCAGAGCGTGACGCACATCCTGCGCAGCAGCGATGGCGGCCAGACGTGGCTGAAGGCATCCGATTTGCCCTACTACTCCGCCGCGCCGTGGACGCATGGCGGAGCGCTGTATTTGTTCGTGAACAAGGGCGGCACGAAGGTGCGCAATGACGATCTGCTGCTGCTCAAGAGCACCGATGGCGGCAAAACGTGGTCGGAGCCGGTGACTCTCTTCACCGGGCACTTCTGGAACTGCCACACGGGCATGGTGCAGCGCGACAACAAACTCTACTGGGCCACGGACGATCTCGCGCTCGGCAGCAAACGCGGGCCGCGCATCATCGCGGGCGATTTGTCCGGCGAGGTGATGAATCCGAGCGCGTGGCGATTGTCCGAGCCGGTGCCCTTTCCCGGAGTGCCGGAGGCGATGACGAATCCGCAGTATGAAAATCTCAGCAGCCAGTATCTGGAGCCAAACGTGATCGATGTGCGCGGCAGGCTGCGCGTGCTGATGACCGTGAAGCCCAAACGGCAGTCCACCGCGGGCATGTGCGCCGTGCTCGACTTTGAGGACAAGGGCGGCCCGCTCGATTTGAAGTTCACGCAGTTTCATCCCATGCCCGGCGGGCAGTTGAAGTTCTGCGTCATCTGGGACGAGCAGTCGAAGCTGTTTTGGGCCACGGCGAATCTCGTCGTGGATGGCCAGGGCGCGTTCGATTGGTTCCGCGACGGCGAAAAGCGCGGCAACGTGCGCTACGCCAGCGGCCTCGGCGGCAATGACCGCCGCTTTCTGATGCTGCAATACAGCGTCGATGGCCTGAACTGGTTTCAGGCCGGTTGCGTGGCGCAAGCGGGCAAGATCTCACAGTCCTTCATGTATGCGCGCCCCGTGATCGACGGCGACGACCTCGCCATCATCGCCCGCAGCAGCATCCACGCACCGAACCAGCACGATGCGGATCATGCGACATTTCATCGTGTGAAGAATTTTCGCAGCCTCGCGCTGAAGCTCGTGCCGGAGGCTGAGGAGTAA
- a CDS encoding TIR domain-containing protein, producing the protein MSTAPTNVTNPPKVFISYSWSTPAYKELVLDIADRLIKDDRVEVVVDEYDLKGGQDIVAFMERLKTDSTITHVLVLSDAAYAAKADSRKRGVGTEAQILSADVYNDIGQTRVVPVLMERTPDGDPCLPTFLRTRMYFDFSSTESMHREWEKLGRHLWGKPIRTKPSLGESPKYLTIEAGGAFVGMKRTWAALRAALMDGKPGVAVLRDEFLDLFENELLEACGGSQLKTDDNADVRRRWEDCLHAQIEPRELLLEWALSEARIDAENAVRRCLIPLLERVNAIPRESDNSPTCSAVRDAMAVLGYEMALYAVAVLLEVDAPAALRMLLVHPFPERGRYRESMHAALSEFCHYSQFMEHWNQKQEQKWISPIAERVLQRCTHTRLNRERVIEAEAVVFLANVLNDTRWYPYTAVYSSRGTKFPWFQKAKSGKEPDRLGIISGRANWKTVRDEFLAKFQSITSNSSWAVFQSWWPKLLPGAHGF; encoded by the coding sequence ATGAGCACCGCGCCGACAAATGTAACCAATCCGCCAAAAGTCTTCATCTCTTACAGTTGGAGCACGCCTGCCTACAAGGAATTGGTCTTGGACATCGCTGATCGCCTTATCAAAGATGACCGCGTTGAGGTCGTTGTTGATGAATACGATTTGAAAGGCGGCCAAGACATCGTGGCCTTCATGGAGCGCCTCAAAACCGACTCTACAATCACCCATGTGCTTGTGCTTTCGGACGCGGCCTACGCTGCAAAAGCCGATTCGCGAAAACGTGGGGTTGGCACTGAGGCGCAGATTCTTTCTGCGGACGTTTACAACGACATCGGGCAAACTCGCGTCGTGCCTGTCTTGATGGAGCGGACGCCAGACGGAGACCCCTGCCTGCCCACGTTCCTTCGAACGCGAATGTATTTTGATTTTTCCTCCACAGAATCAATGCACCGTGAGTGGGAAAAACTCGGTAGACACCTTTGGGGTAAGCCAATTCGCACCAAGCCTAGTCTTGGAGAATCACCAAAATACCTGACTATCGAGGCAGGCGGTGCTTTTGTCGGAATGAAGCGAACCTGGGCTGCTCTTCGTGCAGCTTTGATGGATGGGAAGCCGGGAGTGGCGGTGCTTCGCGATGAGTTCCTTGATTTGTTTGAAAACGAACTGCTCGAAGCCTGCGGTGGTTCGCAGCTAAAGACCGATGACAATGCTGATGTCAGGCGGCGATGGGAGGATTGCTTGCACGCTCAGATTGAGCCCCGCGAATTACTGCTCGAATGGGCGCTCTCGGAGGCGAGAATTGATGCTGAGAATGCCGTAAGGCGGTGCCTCATTCCGCTGCTGGAGCGAGTAAATGCCATTCCGAGAGAATCAGACAATTCTCCAACATGCTCCGCAGTGCGAGACGCGATGGCTGTCTTGGGTTACGAAATGGCGCTCTACGCTGTGGCTGTCCTTTTAGAAGTAGATGCACCTGCGGCACTGCGAATGTTACTGGTTCATCCTTTCCCGGAGCGCGGGCGATACCGAGAATCCATGCACGCAGCCCTTTCAGAGTTCTGCCACTATTCTCAATTCATGGAGCACTGGAATCAGAAGCAGGAACAGAAGTGGATTTCACCAATCGCAGAGCGCGTTCTTCAACGTTGCACGCATACCCGTTTAAACCGTGAGCGGGTGATTGAAGCTGAGGCAGTTGTGTTTCTGGCGAATGTTCTGAATGATACTCGGTGGTATCCATACACTGCGGTTTACTCGTCGCGAGGAACAAAGTTTCCATGGTTCCAAAAGGCCAAATCCGGCAAAGAGCCTGACAGGCTTGGAATTATTTCAGGTCGCGCGAATTGGAAGACAGTGAGAGACGAGTTCCTTGCGAAATTTCAAAGTATCACCTCGAATTCTAGTTGGGCGGTTTTCCAATCGTGGTGGCCGAAACTATTACCCGGAGCGCATGGCTTTTGA
- a CDS encoding FAD-dependent oxidoreductase — protein sequence MLLTSAAKPQDVNGKAYDLVVIGGTPGGIACAVRAAREGLSVLLVNHTQHLGGFVTSGAGGWEAPYDGLRSLLYGEMITGAAAYYRDKYGEGSTQHLLSMPSQTSRAHIDRPKVEPRIAEMLFNAMVEREKTLTVLLGHIVTKAEREDALLKSITFKPMHGDGFITVMGKVFADGMYEGDLMAAVGVKTQIGRESRALYREKHAGVIYTQERHKEPGQRGFPKAADEGSLNIRYNSHATADIVEGPQSGEADGSVMAYNYRLVLTRDPANRIMPTKPENYDVAIAKAAGGGGFVPNLPNKKVAWNGGRLIGPQNEYPAADWPTREAIAQQYLNGMMMRLWWVQNDPSAPEKERKQFEGYGLAADEFPDNHHMPYEIYVREARRLVDRDVFKEQDNVIVEGIARTPIHADSIAMTDWPVDSVACLPRKAPGGNTDGILFLGEESRPAQVPYRSILAKEIDNLLVPVAISASHVGWGSIRLEPVWMQLGESAGHAAALAVKGQTTPAKLPADTLIRKLAASRVMISFFNDADVTSNDPQVVAAQFFATRGFFASYDANLDEPLTETVKAVWQDGFEKLQKGTLVPMQLAKVVHAAEMKGSPATKETRGAALAAMWKSFFP from the coding sequence ATGCTGCTGACGAGCGCCGCGAAGCCACAGGACGTGAATGGCAAAGCGTATGACCTCGTCGTCATCGGCGGCACACCGGGCGGCATCGCCTGTGCCGTGCGGGCGGCAAGAGAAGGACTGAGCGTGCTGCTCGTGAATCACACGCAGCACCTCGGCGGCTTCGTCACCAGCGGTGCAGGCGGTTGGGAGGCGCCGTATGACGGCCTGCGCTCACTTTTGTATGGAGAGATGATCACGGGCGCGGCAGCCTATTATCGAGACAAATACGGCGAAGGCTCGACGCAACATCTGCTCTCGATGCCGAGCCAAACCAGCCGTGCTCACATTGACCGTCCGAAGGTCGAGCCGCGCATCGCGGAGATGCTTTTCAATGCGATGGTCGAGAGGGAAAAGACGCTGACCGTTCTGCTTGGCCACATCGTCACCAAGGCCGAGCGCGAGGACGCATTGCTGAAAAGCATCACGTTCAAGCCGATGCACGGCGATGGCTTCATCACCGTCATGGGCAAAGTTTTCGCCGACGGCATGTATGAAGGCGACCTCATGGCGGCGGTGGGCGTGAAGACGCAAATCGGTCGCGAGTCGCGCGCGCTATACCGCGAGAAACACGCAGGCGTCATCTACACTCAAGAGCGCCACAAAGAGCCGGGACAACGAGGCTTTCCCAAAGCCGCCGACGAAGGCTCGCTCAACATTCGCTACAACAGCCACGCCACCGCCGACATCGTCGAAGGTCCGCAGAGCGGCGAAGCCGATGGATCAGTGATGGCCTACAACTATCGGCTCGTGCTCACGCGCGACCCGGCGAATCGCATCATGCCGACGAAGCCTGAGAACTACGATGTCGCTATCGCCAAAGCCGCAGGCGGTGGTGGTTTCGTGCCGAATCTGCCGAACAAGAAGGTCGCATGGAACGGCGGACGTCTCATCGGCCCGCAGAACGAGTATCCCGCTGCCGATTGGCCCACACGCGAAGCCATCGCCCAACAGTATCTCAACGGCATGATGATGCGTCTGTGGTGGGTGCAAAACGATCCGAGCGCCCCGGAGAAGGAGCGCAAGCAGTTCGAAGGCTACGGCCTCGCTGCCGATGAGTTCCCCGACAACCACCACATGCCCTATGAGATCTACGTCCGCGAAGCCCGTCGCCTCGTCGATCGCGACGTTTTCAAGGAGCAGGACAACGTCATCGTCGAAGGCATCGCCCGCACGCCGATTCATGCTGACAGCATCGCCATGACGGACTGGCCGGTCGATTCCGTCGCCTGCCTTCCGCGCAAAGCGCCCGGCGGCAACACCGACGGCATCCTCTTCCTCGGCGAAGAATCACGCCCCGCGCAAGTTCCGTATCGCAGCATCCTCGCGAAGGAAATCGACAACCTCCTTGTCCCCGTCGCCATCAGCGCCTCGCACGTCGGCTGGGGCAGCATCCGCCTCGAACCCGTCTGGATGCAGCTCGGCGAAAGCGCCGGCCACGCCGCCGCGCTGGCGGTGAAGGGCCAAACAACACCCGCCAAGCTCCCTGCCGACACCTTGATCCGCAAACTCGCCGCGAGCCGCGTCATGATCAGCTTCTTCAACGATGCGGATGTCACCTCGAACGATCCCCAAGTCGTCGCCGCGCAGTTTTTCGCCACGAGAGGCTTCTTCGCCAGCTACGACGCCAATCTCGATGAACCCCTCACCGAAACGGTGAAAGCCGTATGGCAGGACGGCTTCGAAAAACTCCAAAAAGGCACTTTGGTGCCGATGCAGCTCGCGAAGGTCGTTCATGCGGCGGAAATGAAGGGTTCACCAGCCACGAAGGAGACGCGGGGTGCAGCACTTGCTGCCATGTGGAAGTCCTTCTTCCCCTAA
- a CDS encoding amidohydrolase has translation MKNISRRNFLASTVTSLCSTAFSQEKAAVEPVIDIHQHMNYHLRTDAHLLAHQEAMGVTTSILLPGGTMVERASTHQGRSNGLAAKVSGTAWAMNFATAHPGAYLWAANEVTDLDSAPSELEHWLKRGACMIAEQKFDVECDSAASQKLYELAGAYGVPILLHFQHQTYNRGYDRLHTMLSKFPKTSFIGHAQAFWGNIDKNHDQKVNYPKGKVTPGGLTDRYLADYPNMFADMSAGSGLLALTRDEEHTRGFFDRHQDKILYGSDCADHFGRGPGCQGRRHWR, from the coding sequence ATGAAAAACATCTCTCGGCGGAATTTTTTGGCCTCCACAGTCACTAGTCTGTGCTCCACGGCATTTTCACAGGAAAAAGCAGCGGTGGAGCCGGTGATCGACATCCACCAGCACATGAACTACCACCTGCGCACAGATGCACATCTGCTGGCACACCAGGAGGCGATGGGCGTGACGACCAGCATCCTGCTGCCGGGCGGGACGATGGTGGAGCGGGCATCCACGCACCAGGGCCGCTCCAATGGCCTAGCGGCAAAGGTCAGCGGCACGGCCTGGGCGATGAATTTTGCCACAGCGCATCCTGGCGCATATCTGTGGGCGGCGAATGAGGTCACGGATTTAGACTCTGCGCCCTCTGAACTGGAACACTGGCTCAAGCGCGGTGCATGCATGATCGCAGAGCAAAAGTTTGATGTGGAGTGTGATTCTGCTGCGAGCCAAAAGCTCTATGAGCTCGCCGGGGCCTATGGAGTGCCCATTTTGCTCCATTTTCAGCACCAGACGTACAATCGCGGCTATGACCGCCTCCACACGATGCTCTCGAAATTCCCCAAAACGAGCTTCATCGGCCATGCGCAGGCATTTTGGGGCAATATCGACAAAAACCACGACCAGAAGGTGAATTACCCAAAAGGCAAAGTGACACCAGGCGGACTGACAGATCGCTATTTGGCCGATTATCCGAATATGTTCGCCGATATGTCTGCGGGCAGCGGCCTGCTGGCGCTGACGCGGGACGAGGAGCACACGCGGGGCTTTTTCGACCGGCATCAGGATAAAATCCTCTATGGCAGTGATTGCGCAGACCATTTTGGCCGTGGTCCCGGCTGCCAGGGGCGCAGACACTGGCGATGA
- a CDS encoding type II/IV secretion system protein codes for MPNLIDVLVQTAATAGCPEPTRLRHSLETAADKRQPLMDALVDANMVDEDRFFSQLATSLGIPFEQNGATDAPEGIHNRFPAKIALRHRVFPTQLSSTEATLLTYNPFDLSARQAVGQELRKRVHWQIAPRHRILEALHQGYGVGAENFEELLEGREAGDDHDDLKQETTVLDEADEEATVLNFVNQIFREALKERATDIHVEPLDKDLRIRYRVDGKLLEVPVPPNMRLLQNSLVSRLKIMAHLDIAERRLPQDGRINLELDGEPIDVRVATIPSVNGESVALRLLTRKKFDMNAIGLDPHTEATLRKLIAAPNGIILVTGPTGSGKSTTLYTLLKELNTKERRIVTIEDPVENKLDGIVQIAVKPEIDLTFAAGLRSILRGDPNVIMVGEMRDQETVEIAIRGALTGHLVLSTLHTNDAVGGISRLLDMGIEPFMVASSVRAFQAQRLVRTLCTACKQPAHYEEAYLKNVGIPADFKRTFYKPVGCRSCRGTGFTGRLAIMEICLMTEAIQDKINQRANSMELKAQALKDGMVPMRQYGFRKASEGITTLEEVLTVTAASE; via the coding sequence ATGCCGAATCTCATCGACGTCCTCGTCCAAACTGCTGCCACTGCCGGTTGCCCCGAGCCCACCCGCCTCCGTCACTCCCTGGAAACAGCCGCCGATAAGCGCCAACCGCTCATGGATGCGCTCGTGGATGCCAATATGGTGGATGAAGATCGCTTCTTCTCCCAGCTCGCCACCAGCCTCGGCATTCCATTTGAGCAAAATGGTGCCACCGATGCTCCAGAGGGCATCCACAACCGCTTCCCGGCCAAAATCGCCCTCCGCCACCGCGTCTTTCCTACCCAGCTGAGCAGCACTGAGGCCACGCTGCTCACTTACAATCCCTTTGACCTCAGCGCACGCCAGGCCGTGGGCCAGGAGCTGCGCAAACGCGTCCACTGGCAGATCGCCCCACGCCACCGGATCCTCGAAGCCCTCCACCAGGGCTACGGAGTCGGAGCAGAGAATTTCGAGGAGCTGCTGGAAGGCCGCGAGGCTGGCGACGACCACGACGACCTCAAACAGGAAACCACCGTACTCGATGAGGCTGATGAGGAAGCCACCGTGCTCAACTTCGTGAACCAAATCTTCCGCGAGGCACTCAAAGAACGCGCCACGGACATCCACGTCGAGCCCTTAGACAAAGACCTGCGCATCCGCTACCGCGTCGATGGCAAGCTGCTGGAAGTCCCCGTGCCGCCAAACATGCGACTGCTGCAAAACTCGCTCGTCTCACGCCTGAAAATCATGGCCCACCTCGATATCGCAGAGCGTCGCCTGCCGCAGGATGGCCGTATCAATCTGGAGCTCGATGGTGAACCGATCGACGTCCGCGTCGCGACCATCCCTAGTGTGAATGGTGAGTCCGTGGCACTGCGCCTGCTCACACGCAAAAAGTTCGACATGAACGCCATCGGACTCGATCCGCACACCGAGGCTACCTTGAGAAAGCTAATCGCAGCCCCCAATGGCATCATCCTGGTCACTGGCCCCACTGGCAGCGGGAAATCGACCACGCTCTACACCCTGCTCAAAGAGCTGAACACCAAGGAGCGCCGTATCGTCACCATCGAAGACCCAGTGGAAAACAAGCTCGATGGCATCGTGCAAATCGCTGTGAAACCAGAAATCGACCTCACCTTTGCCGCAGGCCTACGCAGCATCCTGCGTGGCGACCCGAACGTCATCATGGTCGGCGAAATGCGTGACCAGGAGACCGTGGAGATCGCTATCCGTGGTGCATTGACTGGTCACTTAGTACTTTCCACGCTGCACACCAATGACGCTGTCGGCGGCATCTCACGCCTTTTGGACATGGGCATCGAGCCCTTCATGGTCGCCTCCAGCGTGCGTGCCTTTCAGGCTCAGCGCCTCGTGCGCACCCTCTGCACAGCCTGCAAACAACCCGCGCACTACGAAGAAGCCTATCTGAAGAACGTTGGCATTCCGGCTGATTTCAAGCGCACCTTCTACAAGCCTGTCGGCTGCCGCTCCTGCCGTGGCACTGGCTTCACTGGCCGACTCGCCATCATGGAAATCTGCCTCATGACCGAAGCCATCCAGGACAAGATCAACCAACGTGCCAATAGCATGGAACTCAAAGCTCAAGCCCTCAAAGACGGCATGGTCCCCATGCGCCAATACGGCTTCCGCAAAGCTAGCGAAGGCATCACCACACTCGAAGAGGTGCTCACCGTCACTGCGGCTAGTGAGTAG
- a CDS encoding DNA-3-methyladenine glycosylase: MPYLTRNFFQRDVLTVARELVGVELVWHGCSGIIVETEAYAVEGDAACHTASRPSAREFVRSKPPGAAYVYFNYGMYWLFNLLVKGGEHDGLILVRALDPQSGLEDMQSRRKREKVRDLCSGPGKLAQALGIDGSHHGLPMVGQGREAECGLRKAKKDYEVVSDIRVGISQAVDFPWRFLARGNPHVSVPHGKVKVRA; this comes from the coding sequence ATGCCTTATCTAACACGGAACTTCTTCCAGCGGGATGTGCTCACTGTGGCCCGCGAGCTCGTAGGCGTGGAGTTGGTGTGGCACGGCTGCTCGGGCATCATCGTGGAGACAGAGGCGTATGCGGTGGAGGGGGATGCAGCGTGTCACACGGCCTCCAGGCCTAGTGCGCGTGAGTTCGTGCGTTCAAAGCCACCCGGTGCGGCCTATGTGTATTTCAATTATGGCATGTACTGGCTCTTTAACTTGCTGGTGAAGGGTGGCGAGCACGATGGGCTTATTTTAGTTCGGGCGCTTGATCCGCAAAGCGGTCTCGAAGACATGCAAAGCCGCCGCAAGCGCGAAAAAGTCCGCGATTTATGCTCTGGTCCCGGCAAGCTGGCGCAGGCGCTAGGCATCGACGGATCGCATCATGGCCTGCCGATGGTGGGGCAGGGCAGGGAGGCAGAGTGTGGCCTTCGGAAGGCGAAAAAAGATTACGAGGTGGTGAGCGACATCCGTGTAGGAATCAGCCAGGCCGTGGATTTCCCGTGGCGCTTCCTCGCACGTGGCAATCCCCATGTCAGCGTGCCGCATGGGAAGGTAAAGGTGCGTGCTTGA